ATGCTTGGCGGTCGCGACCGCGCCGGCGACGACAATCTTGGTGCTGAAAGAGTTTCGTTCCGAGGGGCCGGTCACCGAAAGCACCGGTTTTTTGGTGGCGATAAACAACTTTGCCTGTATCGTCTTGTTCGAATTTGGGTTCCTCGCGATCCAGCTGACCCAAGGGCAGCTCGAATCGTCATTGTGGGGGCAAGTTGGCAATGTGTTGCTGAATATCGCGGGCTCGATCGCCCTGGGCGTGGTCGGCGGTGTCATCGTCAGCTATGGCTGCGGGTTGCTTAACATCAAGCGTTGGCTGGTGCTGTTGGTTGCGACGGCGACGTTTTTATTGGGCGTCAACGAATCGCTGCAGATTCCTTATATGTTGACCTTCTTTGTGATGGGGGTGACGGTCGCCAATACGTCCGATTCCAAATCGAAGATTGGGGACGAGCTCGACCATCTCTCCGGACTTCTGGCCGTCTTGTTTTTTGCCGTGCATGGAACCGAACTCGATCTGCACGCCTTTCTGGCCGCTGGCACCTTGGGGGCGGTGTATGTCGTCTTTCGACTCGTTGGTAAATGGTCGGGGGTCTATCTGGCGGCACGGCTGACGCGGCAACCGTTGGAAGTCCGGCATTGGTTGGGCAGTTGTCTGTTTGCGCAAGCGGGAGCGGCGATCGCGCTCTCGACGATCGCGGTGGCCCGCAACCCCGAACTGGGCAAACCGGTCCAAGACATCATCCTCGGATCGGTTGTTTTGTTCGAAATCATCGGTCCGTTGTTCATTCGCAAATCGTTGTTGGAAACAGGCGAAGTTCCTTTGGCTCAAGCGATCAACCACGCCCCACGCTCTCCTTTGGAGCAGGTTCGCAGTGTTGGCGACCGCTTTCGATCGGCGGTCTGGGGAACGGCGGCTCCCAACGGGGCCATGAATGGAGTGAGTGTGAACAAGTTAGTTCGCAAGACCAAAGGGATTCATCAATCGGCCCGCTTCGACGACGTGATCGATCATATCGAACACAGTCACGACAATACCTATCCGGTCGTCGACGATCGGATGAGTGTCGTTGGAGTGATTCGTTATCCATTGTTGAGCGATGTGATGTTCGACCTCAGTGCTTCGCAACTGGTTCGCGCCGAAGACCTTATCAGCGAAACGACGGTGATGTTGTATCCCGACGAACCCGCTTCTCGCGCGTTCGAACTTTTTCAAGCTGAAACCGACGACTGTATTCCCGTGGTCACCAGCGCCGAGCCGCATGAATTGCTAGGGGTCGTCCGCCGCAGCGATGTCGTGCATGCCTTGATCACGCAACGTCGCAAGAAGAAATAGAGTCCCACCGAGAAGCCTTCGCGACACCATGCGCCGGAAGATTGGTGAACTCGCCCGCTGCGGTCGTGTTCTATCGAATCAAAAGTTTGGCGAGCCAGGACGTCGCCAACGCCGGCTGCTCATTTCCGCAGGGCCGCCCCAAGGTGTCGGCGATCTGGTCGGCCGCGCGATAGCCGCCGATCACGGCCGATTCCATCGTCGCGGGCCAACCGGTGGCGGTCCAGTCGCCAGCAAGCCACAGATTTGGCAAGCGTGTCGTCGCGGCGGGGCGACGTTTTTCAGTCTCCCGCGAGACCGAGAAGACCGATTTGGGATCGGTCACGATCCGCGAATCGACAACGTTGGCGTCGCGGGCTGCGGGTAGCAATTCGCGAAGTTCGTTGACGACTTGGTCCAACAGTTGTTGCCGCGGCGGCAAGTCGCGCGATCCGCTGATCACGATTTGATGATAGATCCTACCCGTTTGATCGCTTGCAAACGTGGGACGGAACAGCCACTGGATCGTTCGGTCGACAAAAACTAAGTGATCCGCATCGGTCAGCGGCCGGTCGCACCACAAATGGATCCCCGTGATCGGCGACGCGGGGATCAATGCGATCGATTCGCCATCGTCGACCGCATCGCTGGCGTCCCCCAATACATTTTGCAATTGGTGCCACGGTGTCGCGATCAGCAGATAATCGGCGGCGATCGTCGAACCATCGCTCAACCGCACGCCGGTCGCCCGTCCGCCGTGACTCTCGATCCCGGTTGCCCGCGCCGACAATCGGATCTCGACGCCACGCCGGGTTAAGTCGTCGGGCAAGCGTTGACCAAACAGGACCGAAAGAGGCAACTGAGGCACCCAGACGTCACCCGCATCGCGGTGCGAAAGGAAGCCGTCGACAAGGACCTTCCGGGCCGGAGCGACAGCGACGCGATCGGTCGCCTCCCCGAGGGCGCTGACCAAAATCACGTCCCAGAATTCCCGGATCGCCGATTCGGATTGCCCCGCGGCGGTCAACCAATCCCGCATCGTCGGCCAGTTCGCTTGGTCTTCCGGACGCAGACGCATCAGTTTCCAAATTCCATGAGCGATCGTTTTGCGAAGATCTTGCGACAGGTAGCTTAAGCCCGAAAACGCCTTCATCAGATGCAGCGGAGCGGGCATCCAACGCGATCGGGCAAATGGACAGACTTGCCCCTCGGGACCGATGAACGTCAGTGATCGATAACGCCGCCAAGCGTCCAACTGGCCCGTCCGCTTCAAAAGGTCCAGCAGGTTCGTGCAGCAGCCCATACCGACGTGTTGGCAATAATCGATCTCCGCCCCCGTGGTAGGATCGATGAAGGAACCCGCGCGGCCGCCGGTTTTGCTGCGAGCTTCGATTAGCGTCACCTTGAATCCGGCCTGCGACAGTCCCAGCGCAGCGGCCATCCCGGCCAATCCTCCTCCGACGATCGCGACGCGTGGCGGTGCCGTCTCCATCGATCAAGCCTCTTCATCGCGGCGAGTCGCCACAACGGCAAGCCGCCGCGGATAGCCGGGGACAAAGTGGCTAGCGGCGATGTTCATTTTCTGCCGCCACGTCAGTCGCACACGTCGCTGCAAAACCTGCAGCGGTTGCTGGCGGATCTTCTTCAACAACGCGTGATAGCTGTGCCACATCATGCTGAACATCGGTCGCCCGTCGGCATGGATGCCATCCCAAGCGAGCCAACCCTGCTGGTAATACGACTCGGCGCGGTCACCGTAATACCTCAGCAGTTCTTCCCAAGCTGGCTGTTGTTCGTCGGCGGGCCGCTGCGGATCGACGCCAAACCGCTGCAGATCCGCCTGCGGCAGATAACATCGCCCACGCTGCAGGTCTTCGCGGACGTCGCGCAAGATGTTCGTCAACTGGAACGCTTTGCCACAATCGATCGCCGCCTGCTGAGTCGCT
Above is a genomic segment from Rosistilla ulvae containing:
- a CDS encoding cation:proton antiporter domain-containing protein yields the protein MADFHLHITGTLGLLLGACLAAGVFADVLHLPKVTAYLLVGLLVGPSLMDWVPQEHLEHFDPMLKLAMAVVLFNLGCEFTFTKFRRIAGRCLVLSGAEICATFGLVLVGLLMFGCSGSMALLLACLAVATAPATTILVLKEFRSEGPVTESTGFLVAINNFACIVLFEFGFLAIQLTQGQLESSLWGQVGNVLLNIAGSIALGVVGGVIVSYGCGLLNIKRWLVLLVATATFLLGVNESLQIPYMLTFFVMGVTVANTSDSKSKIGDELDHLSGLLAVLFFAVHGTELDLHAFLAAGTLGAVYVVFRLVGKWSGVYLAARLTRQPLEVRHWLGSCLFAQAGAAIALSTIAVARNPELGKPVQDIILGSVVLFEIIGPLFIRKSLLETGEVPLAQAINHAPRSPLEQVRSVGDRFRSAVWGTAAPNGAMNGVSVNKLVRKTKGIHQSARFDDVIDHIEHSHDNTYPVVDDRMSVVGVIRYPLLSDVMFDLSASQLVRAEDLISETTVMLYPDEPASRAFELFQAETDDCIPVVTSAEPHELLGVVRRSDVVHALITQRRKKK
- the hpnE gene encoding hydroxysqualene dehydroxylase HpnE, with the protein product METAPPRVAIVGGGLAGMAAALGLSQAGFKVTLIEARSKTGGRAGSFIDPTTGAEIDYCQHVGMGCCTNLLDLLKRTGQLDAWRRYRSLTFIGPEGQVCPFARSRWMPAPLHLMKAFSGLSYLSQDLRKTIAHGIWKLMRLRPEDQANWPTMRDWLTAAGQSESAIREFWDVILVSALGEATDRVAVAPARKVLVDGFLSHRDAGDVWVPQLPLSVLFGQRLPDDLTRRGVEIRLSARATGIESHGGRATGVRLSDGSTIAADYLLIATPWHQLQNVLGDASDAVDDGESIALIPASPITGIHLWCDRPLTDADHLVFVDRTIQWLFRPTFASDQTGRIYHQIVISGSRDLPPRQQLLDQVVNELRELLPAARDANVVDSRIVTDPKSVFSVSRETEKRRPAATTRLPNLWLAGDWTATGWPATMESAVIGGYRAADQIADTLGRPCGNEQPALATSWLAKLLIR